A single region of the Salvia miltiorrhiza cultivar Shanhuang (shh) chromosome 8, IMPLAD_Smil_shh, whole genome shotgun sequence genome encodes:
- the LOC130997364 gene encoding protein REDUCED CHLOROPLAST COVERAGE 1, which yields MAPKSGRGKTKGDKKKKEEKVLPVVVDIKLNLPDETHVILKGISTDRIIDVRRLLSVSTVTCNITNYSLSHEVRGPRLKDAVDVSALKPCTLTLVEEDYNEDSATAHVRRLLDIVACTTSFGPSADKDSSSPAASVAPKAGEEGKDGRGAPDAKFSKKPSKSPRAKTKKDNSPPPLPADSEAKDGSAAAVDREGEMSNTSPKLGSFYEFFSLSHLTPPLQFIRRASRKSIDGVSGDDHLFSLEVKLCNGKLVLIEASRKGFYGTGKQQFFCHNLVDLLRQLSRAFDNAYDELMKAFSERNKFGNLPFGFRANTWLIPPVAAQSPSTFPPLPTEDEKWGGHGGGLGRDGKSDLLPYANELLFLASMPCKTAEERQIRDRKAFLLHSLFVDVAIFRAIAAMKHVMRTPELAISTSNSQIIYTEKVGDLSITVMKDASNATCKIDTKIDGEQAIGLDDKKLGERNLLKGITADENTAAHDIATLGVVNVRYCGYIACVKVQGIDNASANTPLRSQELLDQPDGGANALNIDSLRLLLHENVAIEQNKASAHSRTLESEQLESSEAFVERLLRDSLAELQEEERDLDAFVRWELGACWIQHLQDQKKTEKEKKSSNEKTKNEMKVEGLGTPLKSLKNRKKTLDGNTADQQNENVKSATDEVKDEAEKTLNVTESQLDSGSSENELMLKSMLSDAAFSRLKESETGLHAKSLHELIELSQKYYDDVALPKLVADFGSLELSPVDGRTLTDFMHTRGLRMRSLGQVVKLSEKLSHVQSLCIHEMIVRSFKHILQAVISAVGKPEKLAAAIAAALNLMLGVPENEQPDQPSGVNSLVWNWLEVFLMKRYEWNIKNLNYEDIRKFAILRGLCHKVGIELVPRDFDMKSARPFQKEDIVSLVPVHKQAACSSADGRQLLESSKTALDKGKLEEAVSYGTKALAKLVAVCGPYHRMTAGAYSLLAVVLYHTGDFNQATIYQQKALDINERELGLDHPDTMKSYGDLAVFYYRLQHTELALKYVKRALYLLHLTCGPSHPNTAATYINVAMMEEGLGNVHVALRYLHKALKCNQKLLGPDHIQTAASYHAIAIALSLMEAYPLSVQHEQTTLQILRAKLGPDDLRTQDAAAWLEYFESKAFEQQEAARNGTRKPDASIASKGHLSVSDLLDYINPSQDAKVKDAMGSKRRNYIAKAKEKFIQDNLATSDTEAPPKDAFTVEANEDKQVHDFDAETVVNNDALLSRPVQSEDTVEASPDEKPVQPGQPLTKEPEIGTPDSSDVSLEAHAEGEDGWQPVQKPRSSGLFGKRLRQRRQHGSKIFNHQKKELVAELDHATLKNNHQSGKIYVLKKRAVPAGSIAEYYVAKTSTPGAKYGRKVVKTVAYRVKSVSPSTMDGATGNTKNEDETSCSPTESRPVSAQKEVGTVAKRSSIVSLGKSPSYKEVALAPPGTISMLQVRHPEDDAHYNRVVEEPDEQQPQEKTESVAQNEQEGKIQDSVMGSTAQLKNENEALEEKDGIHSDTAKNHENLVAVPECTVQVQPSRNDSSQIEDNVSNCAHSSSETGTCTEDLLVSRSNGDSETTLQGVEEEKLKLPVACPSDSREVSNKKLSALAAPYNPSIVSPRVAQLPMNISLSSGPGAVQPVGPWPINMGLHQGHATILNSPISSPHHPYPSPPTTPNMLHPLPFMYPPYTQAQSLPPSTFQVTSNPFHHGQFAWQCNIRANTQEYIPVTLWPGCHPLEFPSPTVVEPIAKPVLEEKEQSINSENLNLALPLDLDSGNESKKEIDLPVSETVENLRDIDVVQSGNGEEINESKFHDLPFPVNLLHSSNGPNEEPQRCNDYHVQRQQCKTDSEKTFNVLVRGKRNKKQMLRMPLSLLKRPYSSQPFKVVYSRVVRETELPRSPSFDSKETSSANAT from the exons GGAATTTCCACCGATAGAATTATAGACGTTCGTCGATTATTGTCTGTTAGTACGGTAACGTGCAACATCACCAATTATTCGTTATCTCACGAG GTTAGGGGCCCCCGATTAAAAGATGCGGTGGACGTCTCCGCATTGAAACCCTGCACCCTCACACTAGTGGAAg AGGACTACAATGAAGATAGCGCCACGGCGCACGTTAGACGGCTGCTGGACATCGTCGCCTGCACGACGTCGTTCGGGCCGTCGGCGGACAAGGACTCCTCTTCCCCGGCGGCCTCCGTCGCTCCCAAGGCCGGAGAAGAGGGCAAGGATGGCCGTGGAGCTCCGGACGCCAAGTTCTCTAAGAAACCGAGCAAGTCTCCGCGCGCCAAGACTAAGAAAGATAATTCTCCGCCACCGCTGCCGGCGGATTCGGAGGCGAAGGACGGATCGGCGGCTGCGGTTGATAGAGAAGGAGAGATGAGCAACACTTCTCCGAAGCTCGGGAGCTTCTACGAgttcttctctctttctcaccTCACGCCTCCCCTTCAAT TTATAAGGAGGGCGTCGAGGAAAAGCATTGATGGAGTTTCTGGTGATGATCACCTTTTCTCTCTTGAG GTGAAATTGTGCAATGGAAAGTTGGTTCTTATAGAAGCTTCCAGGAAAGGTTTTTATGGCACTGGAAAGCAGCAGTTTTTTTGTCACAATCTAGTTGACCTGCTGAGACAACTCAGTAGAGCCTTCGATAAC GCTTATGATGAACTCATGAAAGCATTCTCAGAAAGGAATAAG TTCGGAAACCTTCCTTTTGGCTTCAGAGCGAACACATGGCTTATCCCACCTGTAGCTGCACAGTCACCATCTACATTTCCCCCTCTGCCCACAGAAGACGAAAAATGGGGAGGACATGGAGGTGGTCTAGGCAGAGATGGCAAAAGTGACCTGCTACCTTATGCAAATGAACTTTTGTTTCTTGCATCTATGCCATGCAAAACTGCTGAGGAGAGGCAAATTAGAGATAGAAAAGCTTTTCTTCTTCACAGTTTATTTGTCGATGTTGCAATTTTCAGGGCCATTGCGGCTATGAAACATGTAATGCGAACTCCAGAATTAGCTATTTCTACTTCAAATAGTCAAATTATCTATACAGAGAAAGTTGGGGACTTGAGCATAACTGTCATGAAAGATGCATCTAATGCTACTTGCAAAATCGATACTAAGATTGATGGAGAACAAGCTATAGGATTGGATGACAAGAAACTGGGTGAACGAAACCTTCTTAAGGGGATTACAGCTGACGAAAATACAGCTGCTCAT GATATTGCCACTTTAGGTGTTGTAAATGTGAGGTATTGTGGCTATATTGCATGCGTGAAAGTTCAAGGGATTGATAACGCAAGTGCAAATACTCCATTGCGAAGCCAAGAGCTTCTTGACCAGCCTGATGGTGGTGCTAATGCTCTAAATATTGATAG TTTAAGGTTATTACTACATGAAAATGTTGCGATTGAACAAAATAAAGCATCAGCACATTCTCGAACATTAGAATCCGAGCAACTTGAATCTTCCGAAGCTTTTGTTGAGAGACTGTTGCGAGACAGTCTCGCAGAGCTTCAGGAAGAAGAACGTGATCTGGATGCTTTTGTGAGATGGGAACTTGGAGCCTGCTGGATACAGCATTTACAAGATCagaagaaaacagaaaaagagaagaaatcGTCTAATGagaaaacaaaaaatgaaatgaaggtTGAGGGACTAGGAACACCTCTTAAATCCCTTAAAAATAGAAAGAAGACATTGGATGGAAATACTGCAGACCAGCAAAATGAGAATGTTAAATCTGCTACTGATGAAGTGAAGGATGAAGCTGAAAAAACATTGAATGTGACAGAATCTCAGCTTGATAGTGGTTCAAGTGAAAATGAGCTTATGTTAAAATCGATGTTGTCTGATGCTGCCTTCTCTCGATTAAAAGAGTCAGAGACTGGACTTCATGCAAAG TCGCTGCATGAACTGATTGAGTTGTCCCAAAAATATTATGATGACGTAGCACTGCCAAAACTG GTTGCAGATTTTGGTTCTTTAGAGCTCTCGCCAGTAGATGGTCGGACATTGACGGATTTCATGCATACTAGAGGTCTTCGGATGCGATCCCTTGGACAAGTT GTTAAGCTTTCAGAGAAGTTATCACACGTGCAATCTCTTTGCATACATGAGATGATAGTACGCTCCTTTAAGCATATCCTGCAAGCAGTAATATCTGCAGTTGGGAAGCCTGAGAAACTGGCAGCAGCAATTGCAGCAGCATTGAATTTGATGCTTGGAGTTCCTGAAAATGAACAACCAGATCAGCCTTCTGGTGTTAATTCACTTGTGTGGAATTGGCTTGAAGTGTTCCTTATGAAGCGCTATGAATGGAATATCAAGAATTTAAACTATGAAGATATTAGAAAATTCGCAATTCTTCGTGGTTTATGCCATAAG GTGGGTATTGAACTTGTACCAAGAGACTTTGATATGAAATCTGCACGCCCTTTTCAGAAGGAAGATATAGTCAGCCTTGTACCAGTGCATAAG CAAGCGGCATGCTCGTCTGCTGATGGACGGCAGCTCTTGGAATCTTCTAAAACAGCTCTGGATAAAGGAAAACTTGAAGAAGCTGTTAGCTATGGAACAAAG GCCCTCGCGAAGTTGGTGGCAGTATGTGGTCCTTATCATCGCATGACAGCTGGTGCTTACAGCCTTCTTGCAGTTGTTTTATATCACACTGGAGATTTCAACCAG GCCACTATCTATCAGCAAAAAGCTTTGGATATCAATGAGCGAGAGCTAGGTCTTGATCATCCAGATACAATGAAAAGTTATGGGGATCTTGCTGTTTTCTATTACAGACTACAACACACAGAATTGGCTCTCAA ATATGTAAAGCGAGCATTGTATCTTTTACATCTCACTTGTGGCCCATCACATCCAAACACTGCGGCAACATACATAAATGTGGCTATGATGGAGGAAGGCCTGGGTAATGTGCACGTTGCACTAAGATATCTTCATAAAGCACTGAAATGCAACCAAAAACTTCTTGGCCCAGACCATATTCAG ACAGCTGCAAGTTATCATGCCATTGCAATAGCCCTCTCATTGATGGAAGCGTATCCTCTCAGTGTTCAGCACGAACAGACAACATTACAAATACTTAGGGCAAAGCTGGGACCAGACGACCTCCGGACACAG GATGCAGCTGCATGGCTTGAATACTTTGAATCAAAGGCTTTTGAGCAGCAAGAAGCTGCTCGCAATGGGACACGGAAGCCAGATGCTTCTATAGCCAGCAAGGGCCACCTAAG TGTATCAGATTTGCTTGACTACATAAATCCAAGTCAGGATGCCAAAGTTAAAGATGCCATGGGATCAAAGAGAAGAAATTACATTGCTAAG GCTAAGGAGAAGTTCATTCAAGATAATCTAGCCACCTCAGATACTGAAGCTCCCCCAAAAGATGCCTTTACAGTGGAGGCAAACGAAGATAAACAAGTCCATGACTTTGACGCTGAGACAGTTGTGAACAATGATGCATTGTTGTCTCGGCCAGTTCAGTCTGAAGATACTGTGGAAGCATCTCCTGATGAAAAACCTGTCCAACCTGGACAACCATTGACAAAGGAACCTGAAATTGGAACTCCTGATTCCAGTGATGTATCACTTGAAGCACATGCAGAAGGAGAAGACGGATGGCAGCCAGTTCAGAAACCAAGATCATCCGGCTTGTTTGGAAAACGACTAAGGCAGCGACGTCAGCATGGAAGTAAGATTTTTAATCACCAGAAGAAAGAGCTTGTTGCTGAACTGGATCATGCCACACtgaagaataaccaccaaagcggaaaaatttatgttttaaagaAACGAGCAGTTCCTGCAGGAAGCATAGCAGAATATTATGTAGCAAAGACTTCAACACCAGGGGCCAAATATGGACGGAAAGTTGTGAAAACTGTAGCATATAGAGTGAAGTCTGTGTCACCATCCACCATGGATGGTGCAACGGGGAACACTAAAAATGAAGATGAGACATCATGCTCTCCAACAGAGTCAAGGCCGGTTTCTGCACAGAAAGAGGTTGGAACTGTTGCAAAGAGAAGTTCAATAGTAAGTCTGGGTAAATCTCCTTCATATAAGGAAGTAGCTCTGGCACCACCTGGTACCATATCTATGTTGCAGGTGAGACATCCCGAGGATGATGCACATTATAACAGAGTAGTTGAGGAACCTGACGAACAGCAACCCCAGGAAAAAACTGAGTCTGTGGCACAAAACGAACAGGAAGGGAAGATCCAGGATTCAGTCATGGGTTCCACAGCTCaactgaaaaatgaaaatgaagctcttgaagagaaagatggAATACACTCAGATACTGCAAAGAATCATGAAAACTTGGTGGCTGTACCTGAGTGTACGGTGCAAGTGCAGCCCAGCCGCAATGACTCCAGTCAAATTGAAGATAATGTGTCAAATTGTGCTCATTCTTCGTCGGAAACTGGTACTTGTACTGAAGATCTATTGGTCTCTAGATCCAATGGTGATTCTGAAACTACTTTGCAAGGGGTAGAAGAAGAGAAATTGAAACTTCCAGTGGCATGTCCAAGTGACTCTAGAGAAGTTTCTAACAAGAAGTTGTCAGCTTTAGCAGCTCCATACAATCCATCCATCGTGAGTCCACGTGTTGCACAATTGCCTATgaatatttctctctcttccggTCCAGGAGCTGTTCAACCAGTTGGTCCTTGGCCAATTAATATGGGACTTCATCAAGGTCATGCTACTATTCTGAACAGTCCAATATCCTCCCCCCACCACCCGTATCCTTCACCACCAACAACACCAAACATGCTCCACCCCTTACCTTTTATGTACCCTCCTTACACACAGGCCCAGTCGCTACCACCTAGCACTTTTCAAGTAACCAGCAACCCATTTCATCACGGTCAATTTGCTTGGCAATGCAATATACGTGCTAACACGCAAGAATACATTCCTGTCACACTTTGGCCTGGCTGCCATCCATTAGAATTTCCCTCCCCAACAGTGGTTGAACCAATTGCTAAACCTGTTTTGGAGGAAAAGGAACAATCTATCAACTCAGAGAACCTAAATTTGGCATTACCGTTGGATCTTGACTCTGGGAATGAGTCTAAGAAAGAAATAGATCTTCCGGTATCAGAGACAGTGGAGAACTTACGTGATATAGATGTGGTTCAATCAGGTAATGGGGAAGAAATCAATGAATCCAAGTTTCATGATCTGCCCTTCCCTGTTAACCTTTTACATAGCAGTAATGGTCCAAATGAAGAACCCCAGAGATGCAATGATTATCATGTTCAGCGACAGCAGTGTAAGACTGACAGTGAGAAAACATTCAATGTTTTAGTTAGAGGGAAAAGGAACAAAAAGCAGATGCTGCGAATGCCATTAAGTTTGCTCAAACGACCATATAGTTCACAACCTTTCAAAGTTGTATATAGTAGAGTTGTCAGGGAAACAGAACTTCCCAGGTCCCCGAGCTTCGACTCCAAAGAGACCAGCTCAGCAAATGCTACATGA